The proteins below come from a single Candidatus Obscuribacterales bacterium genomic window:
- a CDS encoding metallophosphoesterase, producing the protein MQSATPASESSASEISVLQEESPNLTMALPPSTEAIVATAGPAGLYNPPRGDVRLAVISDLNSAYGSTDYDPEIDKAIEVLPFWQPDLVVCSGDMIAGQSLSLSADQVRRMWDAFDAHVAAPLRTMGLPFGFTVGNHDASAARSSSGGFTFQQERDLAQAYWQQPNHALGLTFQTRDDFPFYYSFVQNGIFFLAWDGSSSRIPADKLAWVERELASPAAQQANLRIMLGHLPLYAVAEGRNQPGEVMDNADELRQMMERHNVHTYISGHHHAYYPAHKGNLQLLHTGLLGSGPRSLLDQPQRSPKTLTVVDITFDRPEPTTYTTYDIQTLAQVEDAQLPRFLTGHNGMVMRRDVAWDDLSTTERSFCEQRLGAARCGR; encoded by the coding sequence GTGCAGTCGGCTACTCCAGCCTCTGAGAGTTCAGCATCGGAGATCTCAGTGCTGCAGGAGGAGTCCCCCAACTTGACCATGGCCCTGCCGCCGTCTACCGAGGCGATCGTGGCTACGGCCGGCCCGGCAGGATTGTACAATCCACCTCGGGGAGATGTGCGCTTGGCGGTGATCAGCGACCTGAATAGTGCCTATGGCTCCACAGACTACGACCCAGAAATTGATAAGGCTATCGAAGTCCTGCCGTTCTGGCAGCCTGATTTGGTGGTTTGCAGCGGTGATATGATTGCTGGGCAAAGCCTGAGCCTCAGTGCCGACCAAGTTCGTCGTATGTGGGATGCCTTTGATGCCCATGTGGCGGCTCCCCTGCGTACCATGGGTTTGCCGTTTGGCTTCACCGTGGGCAATCATGATGCCTCGGCTGCCCGGTCATCCAGCGGCGGCTTTACCTTCCAGCAGGAGCGGGATCTAGCCCAGGCCTATTGGCAGCAACCCAATCATGCCTTGGGTTTAACGTTTCAAACTCGGGATGACTTTCCGTTCTACTACAGCTTTGTGCAAAACGGCATTTTCTTCTTAGCCTGGGATGGTTCCTCCAGTCGGATTCCGGCGGACAAGCTGGCCTGGGTGGAGCGAGAATTAGCCAGCCCAGCAGCTCAGCAGGCCAATCTGCGGATCATGCTGGGGCATCTACCGCTCTATGCCGTGGCGGAGGGCCGGAACCAGCCCGGTGAGGTGATGGATAATGCCGACGAGCTGCGACAGATGATGGAGCGCCATAACGTGCATACCTACATCAGCGGTCATCACCATGCCTACTACCCGGCCCATAAGGGCAACCTGCAGCTCCTGCATACGGGCCTGCTGGGTTCCGGACCGCGATCGCTCTTGGATCAACCTCAGCGATCGCCTAAGACTCTGACAGTGGTGGATATTACCTTCGACAGACCGGAGCCGACGACCTACACCACCTATGACATTCAAACCCTGGCCCAGGTTGAGGATGCCCAACTACCTCGATTTTTGACGGGACATAATGGTATGGTGATGCGTCGGGATGTGGCTTGGGACGATTTATCAACAACAGAGCGATCCTTCTGTGAGCAACGTTTGGGAGCAGCACGTTGTGGTCGGTAG
- a CDS encoding nitronate monooxygenase family protein translates to MAYLPALRIGSHQAQYCIIQGGMGVRISGANLAAAVANAGGIGIISAVGLGMNSPYFDPNQRNPLQRQRQFFEANRLALIDELTKARALSPTGIIGVNIMVAARDYETLARTAADHGANLIISGAGLPLKLPDFTVSHPDVALVPIVSGARAARIICQKWLRNYYRLPDAFVVENPRSAGGHLGATLEELDSPHVDTNATIPELVNYLRNDLKQDIPVIAAGGIWSRSDILQALLLGASGVQIGTRFITTEECDADERYKAFHVQAKAEDVVTVSSPVGLPGRALRNAFVGQVLAGDRPHAGLPCLANCLQVCKFREKQEPYCILRALDSAARGDIEQGLVFSGSKAGQSDRIRPVAEVMAELTGKTLS, encoded by the coding sequence ATGGCCTACCTTCCTGCTCTTCGGATCGGTTCTCACCAAGCGCAATACTGCATCATTCAAGGCGGTATGGGCGTACGAATTTCTGGCGCAAATCTCGCAGCGGCGGTGGCCAATGCTGGCGGCATTGGTATTATCTCTGCTGTCGGCTTGGGCATGAACTCGCCCTACTTTGATCCCAACCAGCGCAATCCCCTTCAGCGCCAGCGCCAGTTTTTTGAAGCCAACCGCCTAGCTCTAATTGACGAACTCACCAAGGCGCGAGCCCTTAGCCCCACAGGCATCATCGGCGTCAACATTATGGTGGCGGCCCGTGATTATGAAACCCTAGCAAGAACCGCAGCTGACCATGGAGCCAATTTGATCATCTCCGGCGCAGGGCTGCCGCTCAAGCTACCCGACTTTACAGTCAGCCATCCCGACGTGGCCCTTGTGCCCATTGTCTCCGGTGCCCGAGCTGCTCGCATCATCTGCCAAAAGTGGCTGCGCAACTACTACCGCCTTCCCGATGCCTTTGTGGTTGAAAATCCTCGCTCTGCCGGAGGCCATCTCGGAGCCACCCTCGAAGAGCTGGATAGCCCCCACGTGGATACCAACGCCACCATTCCTGAGTTGGTCAACTATCTAAGAAACGACCTCAAGCAAGATATCCCGGTGATCGCCGCAGGCGGTATTTGGAGCCGTAGTGATATTCTCCAAGCGCTGCTGCTAGGAGCATCCGGCGTGCAGATTGGCACCCGCTTTATCACCACTGAGGAATGCGATGCTGATGAGCGCTACAAAGCGTTTCATGTACAGGCCAAGGCAGAAGACGTGGTGACTGTGTCCAGTCCTGTTGGTCTGCCGGGGCGGGCTCTGCGCAATGCCTTTGTGGGTCAGGTGCTAGCGGGCGATCGCCCCCATGCAGGCCTACCCTGCCTAGCCAACTGCCTCCAGGTCTGTAAGTTTCGGGAAAAACAAGAACCCTACTGCATTCTAAGAGCCTTGGATAGCGCCGCGCGGGGAGATATAGAGCAAGGACTCGTATTTTCAGGCAGCAAGGCAGGACAAAGCGATCGCATTCGGCCCGTGGCAGAGGTGATGGCAGAACTCACAGGCAAAACGCTCTCCTAA